From the Streptomyces nigrescens genome, one window contains:
- a CDS encoding nucleotide sugar dehydrogenase, translated as MPADLAVIGLGHLGLPLAQAATAAGIGTIGYDPDPHTAGLSGADGPLSATELRRLLSAGFRTTTDPTTLGRVRTAVLCAPTPLGEDRALDLTALADAARTLAAQLRPHTTVILESTAYPGTTEEFLRPLLEEGSGLTAGRDFHLACSPGRHDPGNRTHRYANTPKVIGGLTPACTEAAAAFYGRLTDKVVRARGPREAETAKLLETNYRHINIALMNEMAVFCHDIGVDLWDVIRCAETKPFGFQAFRPGPGVGGHATPIDPNYLSYKGRSLGHPLRMVELAQEVNGRMPRYVIQRCATLLNEHGKSARGARILLLGVTYKPDIGDQAGSPAREIASRLMELGAHLTYHDPYVPQWNVLGRPVPRADSLYEAAAAADLTVLLQPHRTYDLQGLAVKAQLLLDTRGATPTGSAHRL; from the coding sequence ATGCCCGCAGACCTCGCCGTCATCGGACTCGGTCACCTCGGCCTCCCTCTCGCCCAGGCCGCCACCGCCGCCGGCATCGGCACCATCGGCTACGACCCCGACCCGCACACCGCCGGGCTCTCCGGCGCCGACGGGCCGCTGTCCGCCACCGAACTCCGCCGGCTGCTCTCCGCCGGCTTCCGCACCACCACCGACCCCACCACCCTCGGCCGGGTCCGTACCGCCGTCCTCTGCGCGCCCACGCCCCTCGGCGAGGACCGCGCCCTGGACCTCACCGCCCTCGCCGACGCCGCCCGCACACTGGCGGCACAACTGCGCCCGCACACCACGGTGATCCTCGAATCCACCGCCTACCCGGGCACCACCGAGGAATTCCTGCGCCCCCTCCTGGAGGAGGGCTCGGGCCTCACCGCCGGACGGGACTTCCACCTCGCCTGCTCCCCCGGCCGCCACGACCCCGGCAACCGCACCCACCGCTACGCCAACACCCCCAAGGTCATCGGCGGCCTCACCCCCGCCTGCACGGAGGCGGCCGCCGCCTTCTACGGCCGCCTCACCGACAAGGTCGTCCGCGCCCGCGGGCCCCGCGAGGCCGAGACCGCCAAGCTCCTGGAAACCAACTACCGCCACATCAACATCGCCCTGATGAACGAGATGGCGGTCTTCTGCCATGACATCGGCGTCGACCTGTGGGACGTCATCCGCTGCGCCGAGACCAAACCGTTCGGCTTCCAGGCCTTCCGCCCCGGCCCCGGGGTGGGCGGCCACGCCACCCCCATCGACCCCAACTACCTCTCCTACAAGGGCCGTTCACTGGGCCACCCGCTCCGCATGGTGGAACTGGCCCAGGAGGTGAACGGCCGGATGCCGCGCTACGTCATCCAGCGCTGCGCCACCCTCCTCAACGAGCACGGCAAATCCGCCCGTGGCGCGCGGATCCTGCTCCTCGGCGTCACCTACAAGCCGGACATCGGCGACCAGGCGGGCTCTCCGGCCCGCGAGATCGCCTCCCGCCTGATGGAACTGGGCGCGCACCTCACGTACCACGACCCGTACGTCCCCCAGTGGAACGTACTAGGTCGGCCCGTGCCTAGGGCCGACTCGTTGTACGAGGCCGCGGCCGCCGCGGACCTGACGGTCCTGCTGCAGCCGCATCGCACGTACGACCTCCAGGGGCTCGCCGTAAAAGCGCAGCTGCTACTGGACACCAGGGGTGCCACTCCGACGGGTTCCGCGCATCGTTTGTAG